A window of the Arachis duranensis cultivar V14167 chromosome 5, aradu.V14167.gnm2.J7QH, whole genome shotgun sequence genome harbors these coding sequences:
- the LOC107488387 gene encoding zinc finger CCCH domain-containing protein 55 isoform X1 → MASSSYEATNVVLSKIKSIEPENASKIMGYLLMNLEDSELVRLACSPDPVLHNIVLRVKTHLGLTLSSPSSSPSPLNPITRPSTNPFSKSSPRLVASNGFDFARNPSSPSSSAWPLSGIPNNPISPKSSPLLSYENIRSVAVHSPSFSPRVNGDCNPVGGDFVDEQQVDECFPFLGDSSKNEELLDLGGQNLQSLNNGDAPFHRRSYSASDACFGFEEGGPGIGYKPCLYFARGFCKNGSNCKFVHGALNDSFGAIVGSPSRFEGLEQHEEFLRLKTEHHRRLMASQLVAGTSPSSYDKYIDFLIMQQNDPQRAAATTAYMMGEEFHNFGRGRPERNEFLAMISAEKPNSASRQIYLTFPAESSFKDEDVSEYFSKFGPVQDVRIPYQQKRMFGFVTFVYPETVRLILSKGNPHFICDSRVLVKPYKEKGKIPDKRQQQQQSERGDFSPCLSPRFDSKEPYDFHLGARMLYNPHDILLRRKLEEQAELQQVIDLQERRLKNLQLPDFKNIPIHHHHHQRSHSVGAPSPLSHQLHGQVSTADLSSHNNIKGDLTGYQGGLSYTLSLGTAEGGEEQPQPQKEVGPAFIGGFECSSENNNANANVEVKNLDNRSVEQALPDSFFASPTKAAGDNVSNFSSLADVNESAALSASTYSHNELEQETASGEMATSH, encoded by the exons atggCTTCATCTTCCTATGAAGCCACGAATGTGGTTCTCTCCAAAATAAAAAGCATTGAGCCTGAAAATGCCTCCAAAATCATGGGCTATCTTCTCATGAACTTGGAAGACTCTGAATTAGTTCGATTGGCTTGTAGCCCTGACCCTGTTCTTCACAACATAGTTTTAAGGGTGAAGACCCATTTGGGTTTGACACTCTCTTCACCTTCTTCTTCGCCTTCTCCTCTTAACCCCATAACAAGACCTTCCACCAACCCCTTTTCCAAGTCCTCTCCCAGATTAGTAGCTTCTAATGGCTTTGACTTTGCGAGGAACCCATCTTCACCCTCTTCTTCTGCTTGGCCACTTTCTGGGATCCCAAATAACCCCATTAGTCCAAAGTCGAGTCCTTTACTATCTTATGAGAATATTAGAAGTGTTGCTGTTCACTCTCCTTCGTTTTCGCCTCGTGTTAACGGTGATTGCAACCCTGTTGGTGGTGATTTTGTTGATGAGCAGCAGGTAGATGAGTGTTTCCCCTTCCTTGGAGACTCATCTAAGAATGAGGAACTATTGGATCTTGGTGGTCAGAATTTGCAATCACTCAACAACGGGGATGCTCCTTTTCACAGGAGGAGCTACTCTGCTAGTGATGCTTGTTTCGGGTTCGAGGAAGGGGGCCCTGGAATTGGATATAAGCCATGCCTTTACTTTGCAAGGGGTTTCTGCAAAAATGGGAGTAATTGTAAGTTTGTGCATGGTGCTTTGAATGATTCATTTGGTGCCATTGTTGGTTCTCCTAGTAGGTTTGAGGGGTTAGAACAGCACGAGGAGTTCCTGAGGTTGAAGACTGAACATCATCGGAGATTAATGGCTTCACAGCTTGTAGCTGGAACTTCACCATCCTCATATGACAAGTACATTGATTTTCTGATTATGCAGCAAAATGATCCACAGAG AGCAGCTGCCACCACAGCATATATGATGGGTGAAGAATTTCACAACTTTGGCCGAGGCAGGCCAGAAAGGAATGAGTTTCTAGCCATGATTTCAGCCGAAAAACCTAACTCAGCTTCGCGACAGATTTATTTGACATTTCCAGCTGAAAGCTCATTTAAGGATGAAGATGTTTCAGAGTATTTCAG CAAATTTGGACCTGTGCAAGACGTGAGGATTCCCTACCAGCAGAAGCGAATGTTTGGGTTTGTTACCTTTGTCTATCCAGAGACAGTGAGGCTCATATTATCCAAGGGGAACCCTCATTTTATCTGTGATTCACGCGTACTTGTCAAGCCCTACAAGGAGAAGGGGAAAATCCCTGACAA GAGACAGCAGCAACAGCAATCAGAGAGGGGGGACTTTTCACCATGTTTAAGTCCTAGATTTGACTCCAAAGAACCTTATgattttcatcttg GAGCAAGAATGTTATATAATCCGCATGATATCTTGTTGAGAAGAAAACTCGAGGAGCAGGCTGAATTGCAGCAGGTCATTGACCTTCAGGAACGAAGGCTGAAGAATCTGCAGCTTCCAGACTTCAAGAATATTcccattcatcatcatcatcatcagcgcAGTCACTCTGTCGGTGCACCTTCGCCCTTATCCCATCAACTTCATGGTCAAGTTAGCACTGCTGATCTTTCTTCCCATAACAACATTAAAGGAGACCTTACAG GCTACCAGGGCGGCCTCAGTTATACACTTTCATTAGGCACTGCCGAGGGGGGGGAGGAGCAGCCACAGCCACAGAAAGAAGTGGGCCCGGCTTTCATTGGTGGTTTTGAGTGTAGCagtgaaaataataatgcaaatgCAAATGTGGAAGTGAAAAATCTTGATAACAG AAGCGTTGAGCAGGCCCTTCCAGATAGTTTCTTTGCTTCACCGACAAAAGCAGCAGGAGATAACGTATCCAATTTCTCTTCGTTGGCAGATGTCAACGAGAGTGCTGCACTCTCGGCAAGCACATATTCTCATAACGAGTTAGAACAGGAAACCGCTTCCGGCGAAATGGCTACTTCTCATTAA
- the LOC107488387 gene encoding zinc finger CCCH domain-containing protein 55 isoform X2 encodes MASSSYEATNVVLSKIKSIEPENASKIMGYLLMNLEDSELVRLACSPDPVLHNIVLRVKTHLGLTLSSPSSSPSPLNPITRPSTNPFSKSSPRLVASNGFDFARNPSSPSSSAWPLSGIPNNPISPKSSPLLSYENIRSVAVHSPSFSPRVNGDCNPVGGDFVDEQQVDECFPFLGDSSKNEELLDLGGQNLQSLNNGDAPFHRRSYSASDACFGFEEGGPGIGYKPCLYFARGFCKNGSNCKFVHGALNDSFGAIVGSPSRFEGLEQHEEFLRLKTEHHRRLMASQLVAGTSPSSYDKYIDFLIMQQNDPQRAAATTAYMMGEEFHNFGRGRPERNEFLAMISAEKPNSASRQIYLTFPAESSFKDEDVSEYFSKFGPVQDVRIPYQQKRMFGFVTFVYPETVRLILSKGNPHFICDSRVLVKPYKEKGKIPDKRQQQQQSERGDFSPCLSPRFDSKEPYDFHLGARMLYNPHDILLRRKLEEQAELQQVIDLQERRLKNLQLPDFKNIPIHHHHHQRSHSVGAPSPLSHQLHGQVSTADLSSHNNIKGDLTGYQGGLSYTLSLGTAEGGEEQPQPQKEVGPAFIGGFECSSENNNANANVEVKNLDNSVEQALPDSFFASPTKAAGDNVSNFSSLADVNESAALSASTYSHNELEQETASGEMATSH; translated from the exons atggCTTCATCTTCCTATGAAGCCACGAATGTGGTTCTCTCCAAAATAAAAAGCATTGAGCCTGAAAATGCCTCCAAAATCATGGGCTATCTTCTCATGAACTTGGAAGACTCTGAATTAGTTCGATTGGCTTGTAGCCCTGACCCTGTTCTTCACAACATAGTTTTAAGGGTGAAGACCCATTTGGGTTTGACACTCTCTTCACCTTCTTCTTCGCCTTCTCCTCTTAACCCCATAACAAGACCTTCCACCAACCCCTTTTCCAAGTCCTCTCCCAGATTAGTAGCTTCTAATGGCTTTGACTTTGCGAGGAACCCATCTTCACCCTCTTCTTCTGCTTGGCCACTTTCTGGGATCCCAAATAACCCCATTAGTCCAAAGTCGAGTCCTTTACTATCTTATGAGAATATTAGAAGTGTTGCTGTTCACTCTCCTTCGTTTTCGCCTCGTGTTAACGGTGATTGCAACCCTGTTGGTGGTGATTTTGTTGATGAGCAGCAGGTAGATGAGTGTTTCCCCTTCCTTGGAGACTCATCTAAGAATGAGGAACTATTGGATCTTGGTGGTCAGAATTTGCAATCACTCAACAACGGGGATGCTCCTTTTCACAGGAGGAGCTACTCTGCTAGTGATGCTTGTTTCGGGTTCGAGGAAGGGGGCCCTGGAATTGGATATAAGCCATGCCTTTACTTTGCAAGGGGTTTCTGCAAAAATGGGAGTAATTGTAAGTTTGTGCATGGTGCTTTGAATGATTCATTTGGTGCCATTGTTGGTTCTCCTAGTAGGTTTGAGGGGTTAGAACAGCACGAGGAGTTCCTGAGGTTGAAGACTGAACATCATCGGAGATTAATGGCTTCACAGCTTGTAGCTGGAACTTCACCATCCTCATATGACAAGTACATTGATTTTCTGATTATGCAGCAAAATGATCCACAGAG AGCAGCTGCCACCACAGCATATATGATGGGTGAAGAATTTCACAACTTTGGCCGAGGCAGGCCAGAAAGGAATGAGTTTCTAGCCATGATTTCAGCCGAAAAACCTAACTCAGCTTCGCGACAGATTTATTTGACATTTCCAGCTGAAAGCTCATTTAAGGATGAAGATGTTTCAGAGTATTTCAG CAAATTTGGACCTGTGCAAGACGTGAGGATTCCCTACCAGCAGAAGCGAATGTTTGGGTTTGTTACCTTTGTCTATCCAGAGACAGTGAGGCTCATATTATCCAAGGGGAACCCTCATTTTATCTGTGATTCACGCGTACTTGTCAAGCCCTACAAGGAGAAGGGGAAAATCCCTGACAA GAGACAGCAGCAACAGCAATCAGAGAGGGGGGACTTTTCACCATGTTTAAGTCCTAGATTTGACTCCAAAGAACCTTATgattttcatcttg GAGCAAGAATGTTATATAATCCGCATGATATCTTGTTGAGAAGAAAACTCGAGGAGCAGGCTGAATTGCAGCAGGTCATTGACCTTCAGGAACGAAGGCTGAAGAATCTGCAGCTTCCAGACTTCAAGAATATTcccattcatcatcatcatcatcagcgcAGTCACTCTGTCGGTGCACCTTCGCCCTTATCCCATCAACTTCATGGTCAAGTTAGCACTGCTGATCTTTCTTCCCATAACAACATTAAAGGAGACCTTACAG GCTACCAGGGCGGCCTCAGTTATACACTTTCATTAGGCACTGCCGAGGGGGGGGAGGAGCAGCCACAGCCACAGAAAGAAGTGGGCCCGGCTTTCATTGGTGGTTTTGAGTGTAGCagtgaaaataataatgcaaatgCAAATGTGGAAGTGAAAAATCTTGATAACAG CGTTGAGCAGGCCCTTCCAGATAGTTTCTTTGCTTCACCGACAAAAGCAGCAGGAGATAACGTATCCAATTTCTCTTCGTTGGCAGATGTCAACGAGAGTGCTGCACTCTCGGCAAGCACATATTCTCATAACGAGTTAGAACAGGAAACCGCTTCCGGCGAAATGGCTACTTCTCATTAA